A region of Curvibacter sp. AEP1-3 DNA encodes the following proteins:
- a CDS encoding IlvD/Edd family dehydratase — MDSEKPPFRRSHAWFGRQDRDGFVHRSWLKNQGYPHDLLDGRPIIGICNTWSELTPCNGHFRELAEFVKRGVYEAGGFPLEFPVMSLGETQLRPTAMLFRNLASMDVEESIRGNPIDGVVLLMGCDKTTPSLMMGAASCDLPTIGLSGGPMLNGKFRGKDVGSGTGVWQMSEMVRAGEMTMEEFSSCESDMHRSSGTCMTMGTASTMASMVEALGMALPENAAIPAADTRRKRLAQLTGRRIVEMVKQDIKMSQILTRQAFENAIRTNAAIGGSTNAVIHLLAIAGRIGVELKLEDFDKLGSEVNNILNLQPSGKYLMEDFCYAGGLPAVMREILPMLHGDALTVNGKTIRQNVENAPCYNREVIKTVEEPFMPAAGIAVVRGNLAPNGAVIKPSAASKHLLQHRGPAVVFESIEDFHARIDDPDLDIDENSVMVLKNCGPRGYPGMAEVGNMPLPPKVLKKGITDMVRISDARMSGTAYGTTVLHTSPEAAAGGPLAVVQNGDIIELNVPERKLHLEISDEELARRLAAWQAPEKPKRGWYKLYVETVQQAHLGADLDFLVGGSGAAVPRDSH, encoded by the coding sequence ATGGATTCCGAAAAGCCCCCATTCCGCCGTAGCCACGCCTGGTTCGGCCGCCAAGACCGTGATGGTTTTGTGCATCGCAGTTGGCTCAAAAATCAGGGCTATCCCCACGACCTGTTGGATGGTCGTCCCATCATCGGCATTTGCAACACCTGGAGTGAGCTGACACCTTGCAACGGCCACTTCCGTGAATTGGCAGAGTTTGTAAAGCGTGGTGTGTACGAGGCTGGCGGATTCCCGCTGGAATTTCCCGTCATGTCGCTCGGTGAGACCCAACTGCGTCCCACCGCCATGCTGTTTCGCAACCTGGCATCGATGGATGTCGAAGAAAGCATCCGTGGCAACCCCATCGACGGCGTTGTGCTGTTAATGGGCTGCGACAAGACCACCCCGTCTCTGATGATGGGCGCTGCGAGTTGCGATCTGCCCACCATCGGCTTGTCCGGTGGCCCGATGTTGAACGGCAAGTTCCGTGGCAAGGATGTGGGCTCAGGCACCGGCGTGTGGCAAATGTCAGAAATGGTGCGTGCCGGCGAAATGACCATGGAAGAGTTTTCTTCCTGCGAGAGCGATATGCACCGCTCCAGCGGTACCTGTATGACGATGGGCACCGCCTCCACCATGGCCAGCATGGTCGAAGCCTTGGGTATGGCACTACCCGAAAACGCCGCCATTCCGGCAGCCGACACGCGCCGCAAGCGTTTGGCCCAGCTCACCGGCCGCCGTATTGTCGAAATGGTGAAGCAGGACATCAAGATGTCCCAGATCCTTACCCGCCAGGCGTTTGAAAATGCGATCCGTACCAATGCGGCGATCGGTGGATCCACCAACGCCGTGATCCACCTGCTGGCGATAGCCGGCCGAATCGGTGTGGAATTGAAACTGGAAGATTTCGACAAGCTCGGCTCAGAGGTGAACAACATCCTGAACCTGCAGCCTTCCGGCAAATACCTGATGGAGGACTTCTGCTACGCCGGTGGCTTGCCTGCCGTCATGCGTGAAATCCTGCCGATGCTGCATGGCGACGCCCTGACCGTGAACGGCAAAACCATCCGCCAGAACGTCGAGAACGCGCCTTGCTACAACCGCGAAGTCATCAAGACCGTGGAAGAGCCGTTCATGCCAGCCGCAGGCATTGCCGTTGTGCGTGGCAATCTGGCTCCCAATGGCGCTGTGATCAAGCCTTCTGCCGCTTCCAAGCATTTGCTGCAACACCGCGGCCCGGCAGTGGTGTTCGAATCCATTGAGGATTTCCACGCCCGCATTGACGATCCGGATCTGGACATCGACGAGAACAGCGTCATGGTGCTCAAGAACTGTGGTCCCCGCGGCTACCCCGGCATGGCGGAAGTGGGCAATATGCCGCTGCCCCCCAAGGTGCTCAAAAAAGGCATTACCGACATGGTCCGCATCTCGGATGCGCGTATGAGCGGAACTGCCTACGGCACCACAGTACTGCATACCTCTCCTGAAGCGGCGGCGGGAGGCCCTTTGGCGGTCGTACAAAACGGGGACATCATTGAATTGAACGTGCCGGAACGCAAGTTGCACTTGGAGATTTCTGACGAAGAGTTGGCTCGTCGTCTTGCTGCATGGCAAGCGCCTGAGAAACCAAAACGCGGTTGGTACAAGCTATACGTCGAGACAGTTCAACAAGCGCACTTGGGTGCCGATCTCGACTTTTTGGTGGGTGGAAGCGGCGCAGCCGTTCCACGCGACTCCCACTAA
- a CDS encoding SDR family NAD(P)-dependent oxidoreductase: protein MSDKAKLARYPSLEGKNVFITGGGSGIGASIVTAFAEQGAHVAFVDVAENESRQLAEELVATIGAKVWWRTCDVRDIAALQAATADAAQALGDFSVLVNNVARDDRHTLESVTPEYWDERMAVNQRPAFFAIQALVPGMKRLGEGSIVNLGSTGWQTKGSGYPCYAVAKSSVNGLTRGLADTLGADRIRINTVSPGWVMTERQIKMWLNAEGEADIQRNQCLPDKLKPSDVARMVLFLASDDGAMCTAQEFKVDAGWN from the coding sequence ATGTCAGACAAAGCAAAACTCGCGCGCTATCCCAGCCTCGAAGGCAAAAACGTATTCATTACCGGTGGCGGAAGTGGGATTGGTGCCTCCATCGTGACGGCATTTGCTGAGCAGGGTGCTCATGTGGCCTTCGTGGATGTTGCGGAAAACGAAAGCCGCCAGTTGGCAGAAGAACTGGTGGCCACCATCGGTGCAAAGGTTTGGTGGCGCACCTGTGATGTGCGCGATATCGCTGCCCTTCAGGCCGCGACTGCGGATGCTGCGCAAGCGCTCGGCGATTTCTCTGTGCTGGTGAACAACGTCGCCCGCGATGACCGGCACACCTTGGAATCAGTCACCCCGGAGTACTGGGATGAGCGCATGGCCGTCAACCAACGCCCAGCCTTCTTCGCCATCCAGGCGCTGGTGCCCGGCATGAAACGTTTGGGCGAGGGCTCCATCGTCAATCTCGGCTCCACCGGGTGGCAAACCAAGGGCAGTGGCTACCCATGTTATGCCGTGGCGAAGTCTTCCGTGAACGGGCTCACCCGGGGCCTTGCGGACACACTGGGTGCAGACCGCATCCGCATCAATACGGTGTCGCCCGGCTGGGTGATGACAGAGCGCCAGATCAAGATGTGGCTGAACGCCGAAGGCGAGGCCGACATCCAACGCAACCAATGCCTGCCGGACAAGCTGAAGCCTTCCGACGTCGCCCGCATGGTCTTGTTCCTGGCTTCTGATGACGGAGCGATGTGTACCGCCCAGGAATTCAAGGTCGACGCGGGCTGGAACTAA
- a CDS encoding LysR family transcriptional regulator — protein MTNYTHWFLRARLKTRQLLLLVALAEEGNIHRAAQVLNMTQPAASKLLKDLEDVLGVSLFERLPRGMRPTWYGDTMIRHARAALASLNQAHEELQAAKNGQFGQVNLGSITAPGLALLPPTVAAVKQAHPNLQITIQIEPSNVLIEKLNRGSLDILVGRLSPEHDKAALRYEMVAEEPICAVARPGHPLLTAIKPTLEDVFKYGWIVPPAGSMLRHRFDLMIQELGLEQPSNSVETSALLFISKMMQQSDMVSVMAVDVARYYANHGLMSILPVAMPCEMEPFGFITRRDRLLSPAAEVVLRALKSSAMTVYGKAFSVDPLPA, from the coding sequence ATGACGAATTACACCCATTGGTTCTTACGTGCAAGGCTCAAAACCAGGCAACTTTTGCTATTGGTCGCCTTAGCTGAAGAAGGCAATATCCACCGCGCCGCCCAGGTGCTGAACATGACGCAACCGGCCGCCTCCAAGCTGCTGAAGGACCTGGAAGACGTGTTGGGCGTGTCCTTGTTCGAGCGTTTGCCGCGCGGTATGCGCCCCACCTGGTACGGCGACACCATGATCCGGCATGCCCGCGCTGCACTGGCAAGCTTGAACCAGGCCCATGAAGAATTGCAAGCGGCCAAGAACGGGCAATTCGGGCAAGTGAATCTCGGCTCCATCACTGCACCCGGCTTGGCACTTCTCCCACCCACCGTGGCTGCTGTGAAGCAAGCGCACCCGAATCTCCAAATCACCATCCAGATCGAGCCGAGCAACGTATTGATTGAGAAGCTCAACCGCGGCAGTCTGGACATCCTGGTGGGTCGCTTGTCGCCTGAGCACGACAAGGCGGCACTGCGCTACGAGATGGTGGCTGAGGAGCCGATCTGTGCGGTCGCTCGTCCGGGCCACCCGCTGCTGACCGCAATCAAGCCGACGCTGGAAGATGTTTTCAAGTACGGATGGATCGTGCCGCCGGCTGGCAGCATGTTGCGACACCGCTTTGACTTGATGATCCAGGAGCTGGGCTTGGAGCAGCCATCCAACAGCGTGGAAACCAGTGCGCTGCTGTTCATCAGCAAAATGATGCAACAGAGCGATATGGTGAGTGTGATGGCAGTTGACGTGGCTCGCTATTACGCCAACCACGGGCTGATGTCGATACTGCCCGTGGCCATGCCTTGCGAAATGGAGCCATTCGGCTTCATCACCCGCCGGGACAGGCTGCTGTCGCCAGCGGCCGAAGTGGTGCTGCGCGCGTTGAAGTCATCTGCCATGACGGTGTATGGCAAGGCATTCAGCGTAGATCCGCTTCCTGCCTGA
- the chvE gene encoding multiple monosaccharide ABC transporter substrate-binding protein, whose product MGLAFGTTVAQAQDKGLVGVAMPTKSSTRWISDGNSMVAALAAKGYKADLQYAEDDIPNQLAQIENMITKGAKVLVIAAIDGTTLTNVLQKAADKGIKIISYDRLIVGSKNVDYYATFDNFQVGVLQAQSLEKALGLKEGKGPFNIELFGGSADDNNAFFFYDGAMSVLDPYIKSGKLVVRSKQTGMQKVATLRWDGQVAQARMENLLSAYYGKDKVHAVLSPYDGLSIGILSALKGVGYGGTGQPMPFVSGQDAEVPSVKSIIRKEQYSTIFKDTRELAKVTANMVDAVMSGKQPEINDTKTYNNKVKVVPSYLLKPVAVDLSNYKQVLVGSGYIKEEQLK is encoded by the coding sequence ATGGGTCTGGCCTTCGGCACCACCGTAGCGCAAGCACAAGACAAAGGCCTGGTCGGCGTAGCCATGCCTACCAAGAGCTCTACCCGCTGGATCAGCGACGGCAACAGCATGGTTGCCGCTTTGGCAGCCAAAGGCTACAAAGCCGACCTGCAATACGCAGAAGACGACATCCCCAACCAGTTGGCCCAGATCGAAAACATGATCACCAAGGGTGCCAAGGTGCTGGTGATTGCCGCGATCGACGGTACTACCCTGACCAACGTGCTGCAAAAAGCCGCTGACAAGGGCATCAAGATCATTTCTTATGACCGCCTGATCGTCGGTTCCAAAAACGTGGACTACTACGCCACATTCGACAACTTCCAAGTTGGCGTGTTGCAAGCCCAGTCTCTGGAAAAGGCATTGGGTCTGAAAGAAGGCAAAGGCCCGTTCAACATCGAATTGTTCGGTGGCTCTGCCGATGACAACAACGCGTTCTTCTTCTATGACGGCGCCATGTCCGTGCTGGACCCGTACATCAAGTCCGGCAAGCTGGTGGTTCGCTCCAAGCAAACCGGCATGCAAAAAGTGGCAACCCTGCGTTGGGACGGCCAAGTAGCCCAAGCCCGTATGGAAAACTTGTTGAGCGCCTACTACGGCAAAGACAAGGTCCATGCCGTGTTGTCTCCGTATGACGGTCTGTCCATCGGCATCTTGTCTGCGCTCAAGGGCGTGGGCTACGGTGGCACCGGTCAACCCATGCCTTTCGTGAGCGGCCAGGATGCGGAAGTGCCTTCCGTGAAGTCCATCATCCGCAAGGAACAGTACTCCACCATCTTCAAGGACACCCGCGAACTGGCCAAGGTTACTGCCAACATGGTGGATGCAGTCATGTCCGGCAAGCAGCCTGAAATCAACGACACCAAGACCTACAACAACAAGGTCAAGGTTGTTCCTTCCTACCTGCTCAAGCCTGTGGCAGTGGACTTGTCCAACTACAAGCAAGTGTTGGTTGGCAGCGGTTACATCAAAGAAGAGCAGCTGAAGTAA
- the mmsA gene encoding multiple monosaccharide ABC transporter ATP-binding protein, translating into MAEPILEMRGMRKTFHGVTALSNVNLTVQEGQIHAIVGENGAGKSTLMKVLSGVYPYGDYEGTIRYQGEECRFRGIHDSEEKGIIIIHQELALVPLLSITENIFLGNEQAKGGVIDWNTSYVKTQALLKKVGLKESPNTLITNLGVGKQQLIEIAKALSKEVKLLILDEPTASLNETDSDALLELLLELKRQGISCILISHKLNEISKVADAITVLRDGATVASLDCRAEPVSEDLIIRHMVGREMADRYPKRTPNVGDTVFEVRDWVVHHAIHPERKVIKGVNLHVKRGEIVGIAGLMGAGRTELAMSIFGRTYGQNISGKVLLNGKEVDTSTVQKAIDQGIAYVTEDRKGYGLVLDETIAWNTTLANLSAVSTKTVVDEGKEFSVAQDFRKKLNIRSPNVFARTVNLSGGNQQKVVLSKWLFSEPEVLILDEPTRGIDVGAKYEIYTIIAQLAAEGKCVLMISSEMPELLGMCDRICVLNEGAFVAEFPAAEATQEKIMRSIVTSGVN; encoded by the coding sequence ATGGCTGAACCCATTTTAGAAATGCGTGGAATGCGCAAGACATTCCACGGCGTGACCGCCCTAAGCAATGTGAACCTCACAGTGCAAGAAGGCCAGATCCACGCCATCGTCGGCGAGAACGGCGCCGGCAAATCCACCCTGATGAAAGTGCTGAGCGGTGTCTACCCCTACGGCGACTACGAAGGCACCATCCGCTACCAGGGTGAAGAATGCCGGTTCCGCGGCATTCACGACAGTGAAGAAAAAGGCATCATCATCATCCACCAAGAGCTGGCTCTAGTGCCGCTGCTGTCGATCACTGAGAACATTTTTCTCGGCAACGAACAGGCCAAAGGTGGCGTGATTGACTGGAATACGTCTTACGTCAAAACGCAGGCCTTGCTAAAAAAAGTCGGCTTGAAAGAATCCCCCAACACCCTGATTACCAACTTGGGTGTCGGTAAACAACAGCTGATCGAGATTGCCAAAGCGCTGTCCAAAGAGGTCAAACTTCTGATCCTGGATGAGCCTACCGCCAGTCTGAACGAGACAGACAGCGATGCCTTGTTGGAGTTGCTGCTCGAGCTCAAGCGCCAGGGCATCTCCTGCATCCTGATTTCGCACAAACTCAACGAAATATCCAAGGTGGCAGATGCCATCACAGTGCTGCGGGACGGCGCGACCGTGGCCTCACTGGATTGCCGTGCGGAACCGGTCAGTGAAGACCTGATCATCCGCCATATGGTCGGGCGTGAAATGGCGGATCGCTACCCCAAGCGCACGCCCAATGTGGGCGATACCGTGTTCGAAGTGCGGGACTGGGTGGTGCACCACGCCATTCACCCTGAGCGCAAAGTCATCAAGGGCGTCAACCTGCACGTCAAGCGTGGAGAGATTGTCGGCATTGCCGGCCTCATGGGCGCAGGACGTACCGAATTGGCCATGAGTATCTTCGGCCGTACCTATGGCCAGAACATCAGCGGCAAAGTGCTGCTCAACGGCAAAGAAGTCGATACCAGTACGGTACAAAAAGCCATCGACCAGGGTATTGCGTATGTCACCGAAGACCGCAAAGGTTACGGACTGGTACTGGATGAAACCATTGCCTGGAACACCACGCTGGCAAACCTGTCTGCTGTGTCTACCAAGACGGTGGTCGACGAAGGCAAAGAGTTCAGCGTCGCCCAGGACTTCCGCAAAAAGCTCAACATCCGCAGCCCCAATGTGTTTGCCCGCACCGTCAATTTGTCGGGTGGCAACCAGCAAAAAGTGGTGCTGAGCAAATGGCTGTTTTCCGAGCCTGAAGTGCTCATTCTGGATGAGCCCACCCGCGGCATCGACGTGGGAGCCAAGTATGAGATCTACACCATCATTGCGCAGCTCGCCGCTGAGGGGAAATGCGTGTTGATGATCTCCAGCGAGATGCCCGAGCTCTTGGGCATGTGCGACCGGATCTGTGTATTGAATGAAGGTGCTTTTGTGGCGGAATTTCCAGCCGCAGAAGCGACACAAGAAAAAATTATGCGTTCTATCGTGACGTCAGGAGTGAACTGA
- the mmsB gene encoding multiple monosaccharide ABC transporter permease, translated as MASTTPETNAPASGGGMAFLKSNLREYGLLISLVIIMVFFQVKTDGTLFQPLNLTNLILQNSYIIVMALGMLLVIVAGHIDLSVGSVCGFVGAVAAVLMVNYNWHYVPAAIVCLILGGVIGAAQGYWVAFYKIPSFIVTLAGMLVFKGLALAVLEGASVGPFPPEFQLLSTGFIPDPFAGETLRVATLVIGLLIALVMLITKVRGRADRAAHGIENEPVLFFAIANLIFIGMIVAFSYQLASYKGLPNVLVVMLLLMLAYDFVASRTTIGRRIYALGGNEKAAKLSGIRTERLTFYTFINMGVLAALAGLIFAARLNTATPKAGLGFELDVIAACFIGGASASGGVGKVLGAVIGAFIMGVMNNGMSIMGIGIDYQQVIKGLVLLAAVCFDVYNKNK; from the coding sequence ATGGCAAGCACAACCCCGGAAACAAACGCCCCCGCCTCGGGTGGCGGCATGGCTTTCTTGAAAAGCAACCTGCGCGAATACGGCCTGCTGATTTCACTTGTCATCATCATGGTGTTCTTCCAGGTCAAGACAGACGGCACCCTGTTTCAGCCGCTGAACCTGACCAACCTCATCCTGCAAAACAGCTACATCATCGTGATGGCGCTGGGCATGCTGCTCGTCATCGTGGCCGGCCACATTGATCTGTCGGTAGGCTCAGTGTGCGGCTTCGTTGGCGCGGTAGCGGCGGTGCTGATGGTCAACTACAACTGGCACTATGTGCCAGCCGCCATCGTTTGCCTGATTCTGGGTGGCGTCATCGGCGCGGCCCAAGGCTATTGGGTGGCGTTCTACAAGATCCCGTCCTTTATCGTGACGCTTGCCGGCATGCTGGTCTTCAAAGGCCTGGCGCTGGCAGTGCTGGAAGGCGCATCCGTGGGCCCTTTCCCGCCCGAGTTCCAGTTGCTGAGCACCGGCTTTATCCCTGATCCGTTTGCCGGCGAAACCTTGCGGGTTGCGACTCTGGTGATCGGCTTGCTGATTGCCTTGGTAATGCTCATCACCAAAGTGCGTGGCCGAGCAGACCGCGCCGCGCATGGCATAGAGAACGAGCCTGTTCTTTTCTTCGCGATTGCCAATCTCATTTTCATCGGCATGATCGTGGCCTTCAGCTACCAGCTGGCTTCGTACAAGGGCCTGCCCAATGTGCTGGTCGTCATGTTGCTGTTGATGCTGGCTTACGACTTCGTAGCTTCCCGCACGACGATCGGCCGCCGAATTTACGCACTGGGCGGTAACGAGAAAGCCGCAAAACTGTCAGGTATCCGCACAGAGCGCCTTACCTTCTACACCTTCATCAATATGGGTGTGTTGGCTGCGCTGGCCGGTCTGATTTTCGCAGCCCGCTTGAACACAGCCACTCCCAAAGCGGGTCTGGGTTTTGAGCTGGACGTGATTGCTGCCTGCTTTATCGGTGGCGCATCCGCCTCCGGTGGTGTGGGCAAGGTGCTGGGCGCAGTCATCGGCGCTTTCATCATGGGCGTCATGAACAACGGCATGTCCATCATGGGCATCGGTATCGACTATCAGCAGGTCATCAAGGGCCTGGTCTTGTTGGCAGCCGTCTGCTTCGACGTCTACAACAAAAACAAATAA
- a CDS encoding dihydrodipicolinate synthase family protein, with the protein MYSASNARYKGVFPVVPTTFNDAGELDLESQKRCVDFMIDAGSTGLCILANFSEQFVLADAEREVLTKTILAHVNGRVPVIVTTTHFSTQVTIARSVQAQQLGASMVMVMPPYHGATIRVPEGQIYEYFARLSDAIDIPIMIQDAPVSGTPLSVPFLARMAQEIKQVSYFKIETAGAASKLRELIRVGGAAIEGPWDGEEAITLMPDLDAGATGAMTGGAYPDGIRKIVDAYAAGRREDAAAHYQQWLPLINYENRQGGILTAKALMKEGGVIACEAGRHPFPAMHPDTRSGLIDTAKRLDPMVLRWGR; encoded by the coding sequence ATGTATTCCGCATCCAACGCCCGCTACAAGGGTGTGTTTCCTGTCGTCCCTACGACCTTCAATGACGCCGGCGAGCTGGACCTGGAAAGCCAGAAGCGCTGTGTCGACTTCATGATCGACGCCGGCTCCACCGGTCTGTGCATCCTGGCCAACTTCTCCGAGCAGTTTGTGTTGGCCGATGCTGAGCGCGAAGTGCTCACCAAAACCATCCTTGCGCATGTGAATGGCCGGGTGCCGGTCATCGTGACCACCACCCATTTCAGCACCCAGGTCACCATCGCGCGCAGCGTACAGGCCCAGCAGCTGGGTGCCTCCATGGTCATGGTCATGCCTCCGTATCACGGTGCCACTATCCGTGTACCGGAAGGCCAGATTTATGAGTACTTCGCCCGCTTGTCGGATGCAATTGATATTCCCATCATGATCCAGGACGCGCCGGTCAGCGGCACGCCTCTGTCGGTGCCTTTCTTGGCCCGCATGGCGCAGGAGATCAAGCAGGTGTCGTACTTCAAGATCGAGACAGCGGGCGCGGCGTCCAAGCTGCGCGAGCTCATCCGCGTGGGTGGAGCCGCCATTGAAGGTCCGTGGGATGGTGAAGAAGCCATCACCCTCATGCCCGATCTGGACGCAGGTGCCACCGGTGCCATGACCGGCGGTGCCTACCCCGACGGTATCCGCAAGATTGTGGATGCCTATGCTGCCGGCCGTCGTGAAGATGCGGCTGCCCACTACCAGCAGTGGCTGCCGCTCATTAACTATGAGAACCGCCAGGGCGGCATACTGACTGCCAAAGCCCTGATGAAGGAAGGTGGCGTCATCGCTTGCGAAGCCGGCCGTCACCCCTTCCCCGCCATGCATCCCGACACACGCTCCGGTTTGATCGACACGGCCAAGCGTCTGGACCCCATGGTGTTGCGCTGGGGCCGGTAA